Proteins from a genomic interval of Chryseobacterium indologenes:
- the rpmI gene encoding 50S ribosomal protein L35 codes for MPKLKTKSGAKKRFALTGSGKIKRKNAYKSHILTKKETKQKRNLTTTSYVAKVDEKSVQRQLAIK; via the coding sequence ATGCCAAAATTAAAAACGAAATCAGGTGCTAAGAAACGTTTTGCTCTTACCGGATCTGGTAAGATCAAAAGAAAAAACGCTTACAAAAGCCACATCTTAACTAAGAAAGAAACTAAGCAGAAGAGAAATCTTACTACTACTTCTTACGTAGCTAAAGTGGATGAGAAAAGCGTTCAACGTCAATTAGCAATTAAGTAG
- a CDS encoding sensor histidine kinase encodes MHRLLFIFALSVCPFFAQAQDVLSKLEREYSHASGKTSEQMNLAPKYATALFFHQLKSRSYQILDSNIALAIKETDGKYATILYAVQAMNYRLDHKETEALKSLDMAKAYSLKTNNNEAKGYFHYAKGWILTRNNKTTEAVAAYLKAIEYYENSPTTSTLYGRFGNVAKELSTIYSNLNEYQLEEKYSKQFLLLASKQNDPNLIFDSYMRMGYVYEQKYAQNTSEIDFRTKAEQYYLRAINTFNRNKEAMVNKTSLSYAAINLANLYTGFDRSKAMQYARLANTVSLETGDAIHIASSFGILAELAIQDKDYDLAKSYFLKATMEIGKSPVRDHNIELSLLESLSQISEEQGNYKEALTYYKSYVDKYKSIYDQEKLDITKRLESQFDKERQEQKYIKLQLESDKKAQQIKLINILRAQREQVYNNLKLVEENQRERLKFSELESEKKEQQLRLAKLETEQKNSDINSYKKLLAFKEKINTYYIVFIVIFIVLIFLLLYAYKQRVKSIKQRDELHALALEKEKQNSKISTLTALLEGQEQERGRLARDLHDGLGGLLSGTKLQLSYLDPHQSETIEEGISKSINQIDGAVEELRRVAHNLMPDLLTKYGLEVAIKEFATRISSSGLDIHTEFINYTNSISQEKQLILYRIIQELVNNAIKHAHTSEIIIQISEEEDMLNVTIEDNGKGFDPASLDMRKTAGFHNIELRVQFLKGTMHITSELNIGTSIELQIPIHNT; translated from the coding sequence ATGCACAGGTTATTATTTATATTCGCTTTGTCTGTTTGTCCGTTTTTTGCACAGGCACAAGATGTTTTAAGCAAATTAGAAAGGGAGTATAGCCATGCATCGGGTAAAACCTCAGAGCAGATGAACCTGGCTCCCAAATATGCTACAGCCTTATTTTTTCACCAGCTTAAATCCAGATCTTATCAGATTTTAGATTCCAATATTGCCCTGGCGATCAAGGAAACTGACGGGAAATATGCTACCATTTTATATGCCGTTCAGGCGATGAACTATCGGCTTGATCATAAAGAAACCGAAGCTTTAAAAAGCCTTGATATGGCAAAAGCCTACAGCCTAAAAACGAATAATAACGAGGCTAAAGGGTATTTCCATTATGCAAAAGGCTGGATTCTGACCCGTAATAATAAAACGACAGAGGCCGTGGCAGCCTATCTAAAGGCCATCGAATATTATGAAAACTCACCCACCACTTCTACATTATACGGAAGATTTGGAAATGTAGCCAAAGAGCTGTCTACCATTTATTCCAATCTTAATGAATATCAGCTGGAAGAAAAATACAGTAAACAGTTTTTGTTGCTGGCCTCTAAACAGAATGATCCCAATCTTATCTTCGATTCATACATGCGAATGGGATATGTATATGAACAAAAGTATGCCCAGAATACATCAGAGATAGATTTCAGAACTAAGGCAGAGCAATATTATTTGCGGGCAATTAATACATTCAACAGAAATAAAGAGGCGATGGTCAATAAAACCAGCCTTTCATATGCAGCGATCAATTTGGCCAATCTATATACCGGTTTTGACAGAAGCAAGGCGATGCAATATGCCCGGTTAGCCAATACCGTTAGCCTTGAGACCGGTGATGCCATCCACATTGCTTCTTCGTTCGGAATCTTAGCCGAGCTGGCTATACAGGATAAAGACTATGATCTGGCCAAATCATATTTTCTAAAAGCCACTATGGAAATTGGAAAAAGCCCGGTCAGAGATCATAATATAGAATTGTCTCTTCTGGAATCTTTATCTCAGATCAGCGAAGAACAAGGAAACTATAAAGAAGCACTGACCTATTATAAAAGCTATGTTGATAAATACAAAAGTATTTATGACCAGGAAAAACTTGATATTACCAAAAGACTCGAATCCCAGTTTGATAAAGAAAGACAGGAGCAAAAGTACATTAAGCTGCAACTGGAAAGTGATAAAAAAGCACAGCAGATTAAGCTGATCAACATACTGCGGGCTCAGCGTGAACAGGTTTATAACAACTTAAAGCTTGTAGAAGAAAATCAGCGGGAACGACTGAAATTTTCAGAACTTGAATCCGAAAAGAAAGAGCAACAGCTTCGCTTGGCAAAGTTGGAAACCGAACAAAAAAACAGCGATATCAACAGCTATAAAAAACTTCTGGCATTCAAGGAAAAGATCAATACCTACTATATTGTGTTTATTGTCATCTTTATTGTTCTGATTTTCTTATTGCTTTATGCCTATAAACAACGGGTCAAATCGATTAAACAAAGAGACGAGCTGCATGCGCTGGCCCTTGAAAAAGAAAAGCAAAATTCAAAAATCTCTACCCTTACCGCATTGCTTGAAGGTCAGGAACAGGAGCGTGGCCGCCTTGCCCGCGATCTTCATGACGGATTGGGAGGCTTGCTTTCCGGAACCAAACTTCAGTTATCATATTTAGATCCCCATCAGTCTGAAACAATAGAAGAAGGAATATCCAAGTCTATCAACCAGATCGATGGCGCCGTTGAAGAACTGAGAAGGGTAGCCCATAATCTAATGCCTGATTTACTCACGAAATATGGTCTGGAAGTAGCGATTAAAGAGTTTGCTACCCGAATTTCCAGTAGCGGATTGGATATTCATACAGAATTTATCAACTATACCAACTCCATATCACAGGAAAAGCAGCTGATATTGTACAGGATCATCCAGGAATTGGTCAATAACGCTATAAAACATGCCCATACTTCCGAAATCATTATCCAGATAAGTGAAGAAGAAGATATGCTTAACGTTACGATAGAAGATAATGGTAAAGGCTTTGATCCTGCAAGCTTAGACATGAGAAAAACAGCAGGTTTTCATAATATAGAATTAAGGGTCCAGTTTTTAAAAGGTACGATGCATATCACCTCTGAATTGAATATAGGGACCAGTATAGAACTTCAAATTCCCATTCATAATACATGA
- the thrS gene encoding threonine--tRNA ligase, whose translation MIKITLPDNSVKEFEGAVTPLDVAKSISEGLARNTISAIVNGTQVETTTPITTDSTVQLLTWNDDLGKKAFWHSSAHLLAQAILEFYPNAKLTIGPAIESGFYYDVDFGDESLSEKDFEKIEKKILENAKKGSTFSLYPVSKEDALKTYADNPYKVELITNLNDGEITFVTHDNFTDLCRGGHIPNTGIVKAVKILNAAGAYWRGNEKNPQLTRVYGISFPKQKDLTEYLERLEEAKRRDHRKLGKELGIFAFSEKVGAGLPLWLPKGTALRRKLENFLSDAQKKGGYEFVMSPHIGAKELYVTSGHWDKYGEDSFQPIKTPNEGEEFLLKPMNCPHHCEIYKTSQWSYRDLPKRYAEFGTVYRYEQSGELHGLTRVRGFTQDDAHLFCTPDQLSEEFEKVIDLTLYVFKSLGFEDFVTQVSLRDPENKQKYIGSDENWEKAESAIINAAQKKGLKTVIEYGEAAFYGPKLDFMVKDALGRKWQLGTIQVDYNLPERFDLHYIGNDNEKHRPVMIHRAPFGSMERFIAILLENTAGDFPLWLSPDQFIILPISEKYVDYSKKVSQFLENHDISGQIDDRNEKTGKKIRDAELKKIPFMLVVGENEEKEGTISVRRRGEGDLGVMKLEDFVAYFKKEAAI comes from the coding sequence ATGATAAAAATTACACTTCCAGACAATAGTGTCAAAGAATTCGAAGGAGCAGTTACTCCTCTAGATGTGGCAAAATCGATAAGCGAGGGATTGGCTAGAAATACCATTTCCGCAATTGTTAACGGTACACAGGTAGAGACGACCACCCCTATAACCACGGATTCTACGGTACAGCTTTTGACCTGGAATGATGATCTTGGAAAGAAAGCTTTCTGGCATTCTTCTGCCCACCTTTTGGCGCAGGCGATCCTTGAATTTTATCCTAATGCTAAGTTGACTATCGGTCCGGCTATTGAAAGCGGATTCTATTATGACGTAGATTTCGGGGATGAAAGTTTATCTGAAAAAGATTTTGAAAAGATTGAAAAGAAGATCCTTGAAAACGCTAAAAAAGGATCAACCTTCTCTCTGTACCCGGTTTCTAAGGAGGATGCTTTAAAAACCTATGCAGACAACCCTTACAAAGTAGAGCTGATCACTAATCTGAACGATGGTGAAATCACTTTTGTAACACATGATAATTTCACAGACCTATGTCGTGGAGGACACATTCCGAATACAGGAATTGTAAAAGCCGTTAAAATTCTGAATGCTGCAGGAGCTTACTGGAGAGGAAATGAAAAAAATCCTCAGCTGACAAGAGTATATGGTATTTCTTTCCCTAAACAGAAAGACCTTACTGAATATCTTGAAAGATTGGAAGAAGCCAAAAGAAGAGATCACAGAAAACTAGGTAAAGAACTGGGAATTTTTGCATTTTCCGAAAAAGTAGGTGCCGGTCTACCCTTATGGTTACCAAAAGGAACTGCTTTAAGAAGAAAACTGGAAAATTTCCTTTCTGATGCTCAGAAAAAAGGAGGTTACGAGTTTGTAATGTCTCCACACATCGGAGCAAAAGAATTATATGTAACTTCCGGTCACTGGGATAAGTATGGAGAAGACAGCTTCCAACCGATCAAAACTCCAAATGAAGGAGAAGAATTCTTATTGAAGCCAATGAACTGTCCGCACCACTGTGAGATCTATAAGACTTCACAATGGAGTTACAGGGATTTACCAAAAAGATATGCAGAATTCGGGACAGTATACAGATATGAGCAAAGTGGAGAGCTTCACGGCCTGACAAGAGTTCGTGGGTTTACTCAGGATGATGCTCACCTGTTCTGTACTCCGGACCAGCTTTCTGAAGAATTTGAAAAGGTAATTGACCTTACCCTTTATGTATTCAAGTCTCTTGGATTTGAGGATTTTGTGACTCAGGTATCACTAAGGGATCCTGAAAACAAACAAAAGTATATCGGTTCTGATGAAAACTGGGAAAAAGCGGAAAGTGCCATCATCAATGCGGCTCAAAAGAAAGGCTTAAAAACTGTAATTGAATACGGTGAAGCAGCGTTCTATGGTCCTAAGCTTGACTTTATGGTGAAAGATGCTTTAGGAAGAAAATGGCAATTAGGAACAATCCAGGTAGATTATAACCTTCCGGAAAGATTTGATCTGCACTATATCGGAAATGATAATGAGAAGCACAGACCGGTAATGATCCACAGAGCTCCTTTTGGTTCTATGGAACGTTTTATCGCTATCTTGCTTGAAAATACAGCAGGTGACTTCCCGTTGTGGCTAAGCCCTGATCAGTTTATTATTCTACCAATCAGTGAAAAATATGTAGATTATTCAAAAAAAGTTTCACAATTTTTGGAAAATCACGATATTAGCGGTCAGATTGATGACAGAAATGAGAAGACGGGTAAAAAGATCCGTGATGCTGAATTGAAGAAGATTCCTTTCATGCTTGTGGTAGGAGAAAATGAAGAAAAAGAAGGCACGATTTCTGTAAGAAGACGTGGTGAAGGAGATCTTGGAGTAATGAAACTGGAAGATTTCGTTGCTTACTTTAAAAAAGAAGCAGCCATATAA
- a CDS encoding membrane dipeptidase, translating to MINIDLHCDLLYHLLRTNTSIDDREIGCSLPYLKEGNVKLQVMAIYSGTGKDSTQYGLQQSQLFPGLLENKNFFLFNNENYKEQKNENRVGVIASIENASSFCDENENLDSGFEKLETIIENTQKILYIGITHHTENRFGGGNNSSAELKDDGKVLMDYIADKNIAIDLAHTSDQLAHDIFNYADQKGYSIPILASHSNYRAVYRNNRNLPDELAKEVIRRKGLIGLNFIKDYVDLEHPERLYDHIQYALDLGGEDSIAYGADYFYWKDHPDTSRHPFFFPEHADASVYPTINKEIEERFSHKLAEKISHQNALDFIEKICQ from the coding sequence ATGATAAATATTGATTTACATTGTGATCTCCTATATCATTTATTAAGAACGAATACAAGTATTGATGACAGGGAAATAGGATGTTCTTTGCCTTACCTGAAAGAAGGAAATGTAAAACTTCAGGTAATGGCCATTTATTCGGGAACTGGGAAGGATAGTACGCAGTATGGATTGCAACAAAGCCAGTTGTTTCCGGGATTGTTGGAGAATAAAAATTTTTTCCTTTTTAACAATGAGAATTATAAAGAACAAAAAAATGAAAATCGGGTAGGAGTAATTGCTTCTATAGAAAATGCATCATCTTTTTGTGATGAAAATGAAAATCTGGATTCCGGTTTTGAAAAGCTAGAGACAATCATTGAAAACACACAAAAGATTTTATACATAGGAATTACCCATCATACTGAAAACCGATTCGGAGGCGGCAATAATTCATCGGCAGAACTAAAAGATGATGGAAAAGTCCTGATGGATTATATTGCGGATAAAAACATTGCGATTGATTTGGCACATACCAGCGACCAGCTGGCTCATGATATCTTTAACTATGCTGATCAAAAAGGATATTCAATTCCTATTCTGGCCAGCCACTCCAATTACAGGGCAGTCTACAGGAATAACAGGAATCTTCCCGATGAATTAGCGAAAGAAGTGATCAGAAGAAAAGGACTAATCGGGCTTAACTTCATCAAGGATTATGTTGATCTTGAACATCCTGAAAGGCTCTACGATCATATACAGTATGCGCTTGATCTCGGAGGTGAAGACAGTATAGCTTACGGTGCAGATTATTTTTACTGGAAAGATCATCCGGACACTTCCCGTCATCCGTTCTTTTTTCCTGAACATGCTGATGCTTCGGTATATCCGACCATCAATAAAGAAATAGAAGAAAGATTTTCCCATAAATTAGCAGAAAAAATAAGCCATCAAAATGCATTGGATTTTATAGAAAAAATCTGCCAATAA
- a CDS encoding alpha/beta hydrolase, with protein sequence MNTLTLKDGTEIYYKDWGKGQTIFFHHGWPLSSDDWDAQMFFFLEQGYRVIAHDRRGHGRSEQTPYGHDMDTYASDVAELVEALDLKDVIHVGHSTGGGEVIRYVAKHGKGRVAKAVLVSAVTPLMVQNENNPNGVPISVFDDIRNNTAKHRSQFFFDITFPFYGYNREGAKVSDGIQRNWWRQGMSGSIKAHYDCVKAFSETDFTEDLKSVDIPVLVMHGEDDQIVPFETTGKVAATLLKNGQLISYPGFPHGMPTTEAETINRDLLAFIKS encoded by the coding sequence ATGAACACACTTACATTAAAAGACGGAACAGAGATTTATTACAAAGACTGGGGAAAGGGGCAAACTATTTTCTTCCATCATGGATGGCCATTATCGAGTGACGACTGGGATGCACAGATGTTTTTCTTCCTTGAGCAAGGATACCGAGTAATCGCCCATGACAGAAGAGGACACGGAAGATCTGAGCAGACACCTTACGGGCATGATATGGATACGTATGCTTCTGACGTCGCCGAACTTGTTGAAGCCCTGGATTTAAAAGATGTTATCCATGTAGGACACTCTACAGGTGGCGGAGAGGTCATTCGATATGTAGCTAAACATGGTAAAGGAAGAGTTGCAAAAGCTGTTCTCGTAAGTGCGGTAACTCCTCTCATGGTTCAGAACGAGAATAATCCAAATGGTGTTCCTATCTCTGTTTTTGATGATATCAGAAATAATACAGCCAAGCACAGATCCCAGTTTTTCTTTGATATTACCTTCCCTTTTTATGGCTACAACAGAGAAGGTGCCAAAGTTTCAGACGGAATCCAGAGAAACTGGTGGAGACAAGGAATGAGCGGTTCCATCAAAGCCCATTACGATTGTGTTAAAGCATTCTCAGAAACAGATTTTACAGAAGACCTTAAAAGTGTGGATATTCCTGTGCTGGTAATGCATGGTGAAGATGATCAGATTGTTCCGTTCGAAACAACCGGAAAAGTAGCGGCCACGCTGCTTAAGAATGGTCAATTGATTTCTTATCCGGGTTTCCCACACGGGATGCCGACCACAGAAGCTGAAACGATTAACAGAGATCTTTTGGCTTTTATCAAATCCTAA
- a CDS encoding response regulator transcription factor: protein MIKVAITDDHPLLLEGLKNILGNNDAIDVVDCFKDVSEMNAGLAKQAIDILLLDINLQDTNSIELIKPLKKKYGNLQVIMLSVHNELPVINSTLAEGALGYIQKNASVSEILEGITTVYAGNRFLCSKTQSVLDKKSPDGLHQVPKLTRREKEILAEAAKGLTTNQMAEKLFISPHTVESHRKNLIEKFQTSNLSSAIKLAIEYGLIME, encoded by the coding sequence ATGATAAAAGTAGCTATAACAGACGATCACCCGCTTCTACTGGAAGGGTTGAAAAATATTTTAGGAAATAATGATGCCATAGATGTCGTAGATTGCTTCAAAGACGTTTCAGAAATGAATGCCGGCCTGGCAAAACAGGCGATCGATATTTTATTGCTCGATATTAATCTTCAGGACACCAACAGCATTGAACTGATAAAGCCTTTAAAGAAAAAGTACGGGAATCTTCAGGTCATTATGCTCAGTGTTCATAATGAACTGCCTGTCATTAACAGTACTCTGGCAGAAGGAGCTTTGGGATACATTCAGAAAAATGCATCCGTATCTGAAATTCTGGAAGGTATTACGACCGTGTATGCCGGTAATCGTTTTTTATGTTCGAAAACGCAGTCAGTTTTAGATAAAAAATCACCAGACGGATTGCATCAGGTTCCGAAATTAACCCGGAGAGAAAAGGAAATTTTAGCAGAGGCAGCCAAAGGTCTTACCACCAACCAAATGGCAGAAAAACTTTTTATAAGTCCCCACACCGTTGAAAGCCACCGAAAAAATCTTATTGAAAAATTTCAGACTTCCAACCTGAGTTCAGCCATCAAATTAGCCATAGAATACGGTCTGATCATGGAATAG
- a CDS encoding translation initiation factor IF-3, with amino-acid sequence MINDKIRVRELRLVGDNVEPGIYPIDKARQIAAEQELDLVVISDKAEPFIARVLEYKKFLYEQKKKQKELKAKQVKVVVKEIRFGPQTDDHDYEFKKKHAEKFLEEGSKLKTYVFFKGRSIIFKDQGEILLLKLAQELEHVGKVDQLPKLEGKRMIMMMSPKKPAK; translated from the coding sequence TTGATCAACGATAAAATTCGTGTGAGAGAGCTTCGTTTGGTGGGCGATAACGTAGAGCCGGGAATTTATCCAATTGACAAAGCAAGACAAATTGCTGCAGAACAGGAATTGGATCTGGTAGTAATTTCGGATAAGGCAGAACCTTTCATTGCAAGAGTATTGGAATATAAAAAATTCTTATATGAGCAAAAGAAAAAGCAAAAGGAACTTAAGGCTAAGCAGGTAAAAGTGGTCGTAAAAGAGATTCGTTTCGGACCTCAGACTGATGACCATGATTATGAATTTAAGAAGAAGCATGCCGAAAAATTCCTTGAAGAAGGTTCAAAGCTAAAGACCTACGTATTTTTTAAAGGACGTTCGATTATCTTTAAGGATCAGGGAGAAATCTTGCTTTTAAAACTTGCTCAGGAGCTTGAGCATGTTGGTAAGGTAGACCAGCTTCCTAAACTTGAAGGAAAAAGGATGATTATGATGATGAGTCCTAAAAAACCAGCAAAATAA